The following are encoded together in the Bacillus cereus group sp. RP43 genome:
- the spoIIIAC gene encoding stage III sporulation protein AC, with product MSIDVGLIFQIAGIGIVLAFIHTVLKELKREDIANWVILVGFVVILFHVAFLINTLFDKIKSVFLFQ from the coding sequence ATGTCCATTGATGTTGGATTAATATTTCAAATCGCCGGAATCGGCATTGTTTTAGCTTTCATTCATACTGTATTAAAAGAATTAAAGCGAGAGGATATTGCAAATTGGGTTATCCTTGTCGGTTTTGTCGTTATTTTATTCCATGTTGCGTTTTTGATTAATACTCTATTCGACAAGATTAAAAGTGTCTTTCTCTTCCAGTAA
- the spoIIIAD gene encoding stage III sporulation protein AD — protein MQIVGLGLVATFLAAVLNQHKSSITSLFIVFIGSMMFLLLIDQIHSILQMIERVASEAKVSNVYVETLLKIIGIAYIAEFGAQITKDAGQGAIASKIELAGKILILVMAIPILTVVIETILGFLPTG, from the coding sequence ATACAAATTGTCGGATTAGGCCTCGTTGCTACATTTTTAGCTGCTGTTTTAAATCAGCATAAGTCTAGTATTACATCGTTATTTATTGTGTTCATTGGTAGCATGATGTTTCTCCTCTTAATCGATCAAATTCATTCTATTTTACAAATGATTGAGAGAGTGGCGAGTGAAGCGAAAGTTAGCAACGTATATGTAGAAACGTTATTGAAAATTATAGGGATTGCTTATATCGCTGAGTTTGGTGCGCAAATTACAAAGGATGCTGGTCAAGGTGCAATCGCTTCGAAAATTGAATTAGCTGGGAAAATCTTAATTCTCGTTATGGCAATTCCTATTTTAACGGTTGTAATTGAAACAATTCTTGGTTTTTTACCTACAGGATAA
- the spoIIIAE gene encoding stage III sporulation protein AE, with protein sequence MLRKFGAKLLFACFLFFSLPIVVQASPIETNVVDQQLDKLGIEDVKQFWDGLVTKYGGYLPESQKGSFMEFVKGEKEFSIKEWMIGLLKYLFHELVANGKLLGTLIMLTIFSALLQSLQSAFSKSSVSKIADAVVYMVLIIFALNSFYVVMTYARETIQTMVDFILALLPILLALIATGGGVVSVSFFHPIIIFLMNTSGLLMNYIVLPLLLLATILSIVSTMSDQYKVTKLSKLLQNVSVGIIGIFLTIFLGVLSVQGTASAVADGIAVKTAKFVTGNFIPVVGRMFTEAADTVISASGLLKNTVGIIGLVILCLIVAFPAIQIFCIAFIYKFAAAVLQPVGGGAIIQCLDIIGRSIIYVFACLAIVSFMFFLSITIIIAAGNITLMMR encoded by the coding sequence ATGTTGAGGAAGTTTGGAGCTAAGCTACTATTTGCTTGCTTCCTTTTCTTTTCTTTACCGATTGTTGTACAAGCTTCTCCTATAGAAACAAACGTCGTTGATCAACAATTGGATAAGCTCGGAATTGAAGATGTGAAGCAATTTTGGGACGGGCTTGTTACAAAGTATGGAGGCTATTTACCAGAGAGTCAAAAAGGAAGCTTTATGGAGTTTGTAAAGGGAGAAAAAGAGTTCTCCATAAAAGAGTGGATGATAGGTCTACTAAAATATTTATTTCACGAGCTTGTTGCAAATGGAAAGTTACTTGGAACGCTCATTATGCTCACGATTTTCAGTGCATTGCTGCAATCGTTGCAATCTGCTTTTTCAAAGAGTAGCGTGAGTAAAATCGCGGATGCAGTCGTATACATGGTACTTATTATTTTCGCTTTAAATAGTTTTTATGTCGTCATGACATATGCAAGAGAGACGATACAAACAATGGTAGATTTCATACTAGCGTTATTACCAATTTTACTCGCACTCATAGCAACGGGCGGCGGTGTTGTTTCTGTATCGTTTTTTCATCCAATCATCATTTTCTTAATGAATACGAGTGGGCTTCTTATGAATTACATCGTTCTACCGCTTTTATTACTTGCAACTATATTAAGTATTGTAAGTACGATGAGTGATCAATATAAAGTTACGAAATTGTCCAAGCTTTTGCAAAACGTTAGTGTTGGGATTATTGGTATCTTTTTGACGATTTTTTTAGGCGTATTATCTGTACAGGGAACAGCGTCAGCCGTTGCTGATGGTATAGCTGTGAAAACGGCTAAATTTGTAACAGGAAACTTCATTCCTGTAGTAGGAAGGATGTTTACTGAGGCGGCGGATACTGTTATTAGTGCATCTGGATTATTAAAAAACACAGTCGGAATTATCGGGCTCGTTATTTTATGCTTAATTGTCGCTTTTCCAGCGATTCAAATTTTTTGTATCGCGTTTATTTATAAATTCGCAGCAGCAGTATTGCAACCAGTAGGCGGAGGAGCAATTATTCAATGTTTAGATATCATTGGACGAAGTATCATTTACGTATTTGCTTGCTTAGCTATCGTATCATTTATGTTCTTTTTAAGTATCACAATTATTATTGCTGCCGGGAACATTACTCTCATGATGCGGTAG
- the spoIIIAF gene encoding stage III sporulation protein AF: MQFVTEWIRNIIVFLLLATMLHLILPNSNLQKYVKFVVSLLLVVLILTPLFKLLQTDVNEVIANFNEEKYVAEGSVKNSIDSKKKEIQALTRAYSLEEMATKMKKDVGKEFEKKYGMTVSEIQIVAVEHAEEVKSAKDIQSVVVTLKEKESSKNDAIETVKSIEINTKEPPKKLEETNVEMEKFFSSRWQLEDKQIQVQMEGRTGSVNGQ, encoded by the coding sequence GTGCAATTTGTTACAGAGTGGATTAGAAATATTATCGTTTTTTTACTCTTAGCGACAATGCTTCATCTTATTCTTCCAAATTCAAATTTGCAAAAGTACGTTAAATTCGTTGTAAGTCTATTGTTAGTCGTACTAATTTTAACGCCTCTATTTAAGTTGTTACAAACAGATGTAAATGAAGTTATTGCGAATTTTAATGAAGAAAAGTACGTAGCAGAAGGATCTGTAAAAAATTCGATAGATTCGAAGAAAAAAGAAATACAAGCTCTAACACGTGCATATAGTTTAGAAGAGATGGCTACCAAAATGAAAAAAGACGTAGGAAAAGAGTTTGAGAAAAAGTATGGTATGACAGTCTCTGAAATACAAATAGTCGCAGTGGAACATGCAGAAGAAGTAAAGTCAGCGAAAGATATTCAATCTGTTGTTGTGACGTTGAAAGAAAAAGAGAGCAGTAAAAATGATGCAATCGAAACAGTAAAGTCAATTGAAATTAATACGAAAGAACCACCAAAAAAATTAGAAGAAACGAATGTAGAAATGGAAAAATTCTTTTCAAGCAGGTGGCAACTAGAGGATAAACAAATCCAAGTTCAGATGGAAGGGAGGACAGGTAGCGTAAATGGACAATAA
- the spoIIIAG gene encoding stage III sporulation protein AG — protein MDNKDKNSRFSFFRNLLNGDEKENNEKGKKVTPKFLLVLLILGIALMFSSNFLSPKKEEVPVFKEKTSQSQDKDVPTFGQKNNDNMSNVEKYEKAYEQELKASLEEIAGVKDVTIKVNLDSSEEKILEKNTVKRSQTTGETDKAGGKREVEDESLDEKTVIIREGDKETPIVLRTEKPKVRGVLVVAKGVDNIQIKAMVKEAVTRLLDVPAHRVSVSPKN, from the coding sequence ATGGACAATAAAGATAAAAATTCGAGGTTCTCATTTTTTCGAAACTTATTAAATGGGGATGAAAAAGAAAATAATGAGAAGGGGAAAAAGGTAACACCTAAGTTTTTGCTTGTCCTACTCATACTTGGGATTGCGCTTATGTTTTCTAGTAATTTCTTATCACCTAAAAAAGAAGAAGTACCTGTGTTTAAAGAAAAGACAAGTCAAAGCCAAGATAAAGATGTGCCAACTTTCGGTCAAAAAAACAATGATAATATGTCAAATGTAGAAAAATATGAAAAAGCGTATGAACAAGAATTGAAAGCTTCTTTAGAAGAGATAGCCGGAGTAAAAGATGTAACTATTAAAGTGAACTTAGATTCATCTGAAGAAAAAATACTCGAGAAAAATACAGTAAAACGTTCACAAACTACAGGTGAAACTGATAAAGCAGGCGGTAAAAGGGAAGTAGAGGACGAGTCTCTTGATGAAAAGACCGTCATTATACGTGAAGGTGATAAAGAAACTCCAATTGTTTTGCGAACAGAGAAACCGAAAGTACGAGGTGTTCTTGTCGTAGCAAAGGGAGTGGATAATATACAAATAAAAGCAATGGTAAAAGAAGCAGTGACGCGATTATTAGATGTACCAGCTCATCGCGTTTCAGTATCACCGAAAAATTGA
- a CDS encoding SpoIIIAH-like family protein, with amino-acid sequence MLKKQTVWLLTMLSLVVVLSVYYVTTPDKMNTAAPATGEKMGQEKQGADKAVTKETTKETTNKETTKENTSKETTNKETDKKENDKKETSKKEASVTVQSSDENFTALRMQMEDQRSVEKEKLQNVMKSSKSSAEEKSKAKDNLDAITTMETKQQLLETVIKSQGGYKDALVRADGTDIKVTVKSAKHSQKEANKIIQLVRSEGGSKDVGVKFDPSVK; translated from the coding sequence GTGTTGAAAAAACAAACGGTTTGGCTATTAACGATGTTAAGTTTAGTGGTTGTGCTATCTGTTTATTATGTAACAACTCCTGATAAAATGAATACAGCAGCACCGGCAACGGGTGAAAAGATGGGACAAGAAAAGCAAGGTGCTGATAAAGCAGTTACAAAAGAAACAACGAAAGAAACTACAAATAAAGAGACAACAAAAGAAAATACAAGCAAGGAAACTACAAATAAAGAAACAGACAAAAAAGAGAATGACAAAAAAGAAACAAGTAAAAAAGAGGCTAGCGTAACAGTTCAATCAAGCGATGAGAATTTCACAGCGTTACGTATGCAAATGGAAGATCAGCGTAGTGTAGAGAAAGAAAAGTTACAAAATGTAATGAAGTCATCAAAATCTTCAGCAGAAGAAAAGAGTAAAGCGAAAGATAATCTTGATGCAATCACTACAATGGAAACGAAGCAACAATTACTTGAGACAGTGATTAAATCTCAAGGTGGATATAAAGATGCTCTTGTAAGAGCTGATGGAACGGACATTAAAGTGACAGTTAAATCGGCAAAGCATTCACAAAAAGAAGCGAATAAAATTATTCAGCTCGTAAGAAGTGAAGGTGGTTCAAAAGATGTAGGTGTGAAATTTGATCCATCAGTAAAATAA
- a CDS encoding DNA recombination protein RecO has product MIWLILFFPAVVIWALVLFIHVKSGKSNHHHHEPLIFYSQRISPFPIENTKYNCKDDIEKSYRFR; this is encoded by the coding sequence ATGATATGGCTCATCCTTTTCTTTCCTGCTGTAGTGATTTGGGCATTGGTCCTCTTCATCCACGTCAAATCTGGAAAAAGTAATCACCATCATCATGAACCATTAATCTTTTACTCACAGCGTATTTCCCCGTTTCCAATTGAAAATACTAAATACAATTGCAAAGATGACATAGAAAAAAGCTATCGTTTTCGATAG
- the accB gene encoding acetyl-CoA carboxylase biotin carboxyl carrier protein, with amino-acid sequence MFKIQEVRELIKLIDSSNIDEFEYKKDGTTIKMKKRGNEVVTVQAPVTKQVVQPAASVEVETAVAAAQVEAPKQEEKTAVQNENLHKITSPMVGTFYSSSSPDTPQYVSVGDRVSKDSIVCIVEAMKLFNEIDADVEGEIVEILVNNGQLVEYGQPLFLVKA; translated from the coding sequence ATGTTTAAAATTCAAGAAGTTCGTGAATTAATTAAATTAATTGATAGCTCTAATATTGATGAATTTGAATACAAAAAAGACGGTACAACAATCAAAATGAAAAAACGTGGTAATGAAGTAGTTACTGTGCAAGCACCGGTAACGAAACAGGTAGTACAGCCAGCAGCATCTGTCGAAGTAGAAACAGCAGTAGCGGCAGCGCAAGTAGAAGCGCCAAAACAAGAAGAGAAGACAGCTGTTCAAAATGAAAACCTACATAAAATCACATCACCGATGGTAGGGACATTTTATTCCTCTTCTTCGCCTGATACACCTCAATATGTAAGTGTTGGGGACAGAGTATCGAAAGATTCTATCGTATGTATTGTTGAGGCTATGAAATTATTTAACGAAATTGACGCAGATGTAGAGGGCGAAATCGTTGAAATTCTTGTTAATAATGGACAGCTTGTTGAGTATGGACAACCGCTATTTCTTGTAAAAGCGTAA
- the accC gene encoding acetyl-CoA carboxylase biotin carboxylase subunit has protein sequence MIKKVLIANRGEIAVRIIRACKEMDIETVAIYSEADKESLHVQIADEAYCVGPTISKESYLNLTNIISVAKLTGCDAIHPGYGFLAENADFAELCRECNLIFIGPSPEAISKMGTKDVARDTMKEAGVPIVPGSQGIIKNTEEAIELANQIGYPVIIKATAGGGGKGIRVARHEEELVKGIQITQQEASTAFGNPGVYLEKYVEDFRHVEIQIMADTHGNAIHLGERDCTIQRRLQKLLEESPSPALDENIRKQMGDAAVKAAVAVDYTGAGTVEFIYEYKTKSFYFMEMNTRIQVEHPVTEMVTGMDLIKEQILVASGEKLSLQQEEVQFNGWAMECRINAENPAKKFMPSPGKVEMYLPPGGFGIRVDSAVYPGYSIPPFYDSMVAKLIVHGKTREEAIAKMKRALSEFVIEGVHTTIPFHLQLLDHPDFVKGEFNTKFLEEHELVTQ, from the coding sequence ATGATAAAAAAAGTATTAATAGCCAATCGTGGGGAAATTGCTGTACGAATTATTCGTGCTTGTAAAGAAATGGATATTGAAACAGTTGCAATTTATTCAGAAGCAGACAAAGAGTCACTTCATGTGCAAATTGCAGATGAAGCGTATTGTGTTGGACCAACGATTTCAAAAGAAAGCTATTTGAATTTGACGAACATTATTAGTGTTGCGAAATTAACAGGTTGTGATGCAATTCATCCGGGATATGGATTTTTAGCAGAGAATGCAGATTTTGCAGAATTATGCCGTGAGTGTAACTTGATTTTTATCGGTCCGAGCCCAGAAGCTATTTCAAAGATGGGCACAAAAGACGTTGCACGTGATACAATGAAAGAAGCAGGGGTTCCGATTGTACCAGGTTCACAAGGGATTATTAAAAATACCGAAGAAGCGATCGAGCTTGCTAATCAAATTGGATATCCAGTTATTATTAAAGCAACTGCAGGTGGCGGCGGAAAAGGTATTCGTGTTGCGCGCCATGAAGAAGAGCTTGTAAAAGGAATTCAAATTACACAGCAAGAAGCTAGTACCGCTTTTGGGAACCCTGGTGTATACTTGGAGAAGTACGTTGAAGATTTCCGCCATGTTGAGATTCAAATAATGGCAGATACACATGGAAATGCCATTCATTTAGGAGAGCGTGATTGTACAATTCAGCGCCGTCTGCAAAAACTATTAGAAGAAAGTCCATCACCTGCACTTGATGAGAATATTCGCAAGCAAATGGGTGACGCAGCAGTTAAAGCGGCGGTAGCGGTTGATTATACAGGTGCTGGTACGGTTGAGTTTATTTATGAATATAAAACGAAAAGCTTTTATTTCATGGAGATGAATACGAGAATCCAAGTTGAACATCCAGTTACTGAAATGGTAACAGGGATGGATTTAATTAAAGAACAAATTCTTGTTGCTTCTGGAGAAAAGTTATCGTTACAGCAAGAAGAAGTACAATTTAATGGCTGGGCAATGGAATGTCGAATTAATGCGGAAAACCCTGCCAAAAAATTTATGCCATCTCCAGGTAAAGTAGAAATGTACTTACCACCAGGCGGATTTGGTATTCGCGTCGATTCAGCTGTATATCCGGGATATTCAATACCACCTTTCTATGATTCGATGGTTGCTAAATTAATTGTTCACGGAAAAACACGTGAAGAGGCAATTGCAAAAATGAAGCGAGCGCTCAGTGAGTTTGTCATTGAAGGCGTACATACAACAATCCCGTTCCATTTGCAATTGCTAGATCATCCTGATTTTGTAAAAGGTGAGTTTAACACGAAATTTTTGGAAGAGCATGAACTTGTGACGCAGTGA
- a CDS encoding Asp23/Gls24 family envelope stress response protein codes for MAEHMLDMGQDTTLGKVEIAPEVIEVIAGIAAAEVEGVAAMRGNFATDVVEKLGKKNHGKGVKVELANEDIIVDLYVVMYFGVAIPVVAQKIQDNIRQALFTMTGLEPKEVNVHIVGVTFETQKTEIEPV; via the coding sequence ATGGCTGAACATATGTTAGATATGGGTCAAGATACAACTCTTGGAAAAGTAGAAATTGCACCAGAAGTAATCGAAGTAATTGCAGGTATTGCAGCTGCTGAAGTAGAAGGTGTAGCGGCAATGCGTGGTAATTTTGCTACAGATGTTGTTGAGAAGTTAGGTAAGAAAAATCATGGTAAAGGTGTAAAGGTTGAATTAGCAAACGAAGATATTATTGTTGACCTTTATGTTGTGATGTATTTTGGTGTAGCAATTCCGGTTGTTGCACAAAAAATTCAAGACAATATTCGCCAAGCACTCTTTACAATGACAGGACTTGAGCCAAAAGAAGTGAATGTTCACATCGTTGGCGTAACATTCGAAACACAAAAAACAGAAATCGAACCAGTGTAA
- the nusB gene encoding N utilization substance protein NusB: MKRRTARERAMQALYQMDITGELEPKVAVENTLDEGEETNEFLESLVVGFVDNKEEIDAAIRQNLKKWKLERISIVDRSILRVAVCEMKYMEEIPHNVTINEAIEIAKTFGDEESRRFINGVLSNIKDTL; this comes from the coding sequence ATGAAACGTAGGACGGCTAGAGAAAGAGCAATGCAAGCATTATATCAAATGGATATTACAGGAGAATTAGAACCGAAAGTAGCGGTGGAAAATACGCTAGATGAAGGTGAAGAAACAAATGAGTTTCTAGAATCACTTGTTGTAGGATTTGTAGACAACAAAGAAGAGATTGACGCAGCAATTCGTCAAAATTTAAAAAAGTGGAAGCTTGAGCGTATTAGTATTGTTGATCGCAGTATTTTACGTGTAGCTGTGTGTGAGATGAAATACATGGAAGAAATTCCACACAATGTAACAATTAACGAAGCAATTGAAATCGCAAAAACATTTGGGGATGAGGAATCTCGTCGTTTTATTAACGGCGTTTTATCTAATATAAAAGATACACTGTAA
- the folD gene encoding bifunctional methylenetetrahydrofolate dehydrogenase/methenyltetrahydrofolate cyclohydrolase FolD → MVAVIIKGNEVAEKKRAQLKEEVVKLKEQGIVPGLAVILVGEDPASRSYVKGKEKGCEQVGIYSELIELPETIAEERLLAEIDRLNGDDRINGILVQLPLPKHIEEKAIIERISPEKDVDGFHPISVGRMMTGQDTFLPCTPHGILELVKETNLDISGKHVVVIGRSNIVGKPVGQLFLNENATVTYCHSKTQNIEELSKLADILIVAVGRPKMVTADYIKEGAVVIDVGVNRLETGKLCGDVDFDNVLDVAGYITPVPKGVGPMTITMLLHNTVESAKRAGVVCQ, encoded by the coding sequence ATGGTAGCAGTAATCATCAAAGGAAATGAAGTTGCGGAGAAAAAACGAGCACAATTAAAAGAAGAAGTTGTGAAGTTAAAAGAGCAAGGGATTGTACCAGGATTAGCAGTTATTTTAGTTGGAGAAGATCCAGCATCTCGTTCTTATGTAAAAGGAAAAGAAAAAGGCTGTGAGCAAGTAGGAATCTATTCAGAGCTAATTGAACTTCCTGAAACGATTGCTGAGGAGCGTTTGCTTGCTGAAATCGATCGCTTAAATGGAGACGACCGCATTAATGGCATATTGGTACAATTACCTTTACCAAAACATATTGAAGAAAAAGCTATCATTGAAAGAATTTCACCGGAAAAGGATGTAGATGGATTTCACCCAATCAGCGTAGGACGTATGATGACGGGACAAGACACATTCCTTCCATGTACACCGCATGGCATTTTAGAATTAGTAAAAGAAACGAATCTTGATATTTCTGGAAAACATGTTGTTGTAATTGGAAGAAGTAATATTGTTGGTAAACCAGTGGGGCAACTGTTTTTAAATGAAAATGCAACTGTCACATATTGTCATTCTAAGACGCAAAATATAGAAGAATTATCGAAGTTAGCTGATATTTTAATCGTAGCCGTTGGACGACCGAAAATGGTAACAGCTGACTATATTAAAGAAGGTGCGGTTGTAATTGATGTTGGTGTTAACCGTTTAGAAACAGGCAAACTTTGTGGTGATGTTGATTTTGACAATGTATTAGACGTTGCGGGATACATTACGCCTGTGCCAAAAGGAGTCGGCCCAATGACTATTACAATGCTTCTTCACAACACTGTGGAGTCTGCAAAGCGTGCAGGTGTTGTTTGTCAATAA
- the xseA gene encoding exodeoxyribonuclease VII large subunit, whose product MEKQYLTVTALTRYIKTKIEYDPHLQSVWLKGEISNFKYHSRGHMYFTLKDENARIAAVMFAGHNRNIKFRPENGMKVLVKGKISVYEASGSYQIYIQDMQPDGIGNLHLAYEQLKVRLEEEGLFSQVYKKIIPPYAKTIGVITSPTGAAIRDIITTIKRRYPIGNVIVFPVLVQGESAAPSIVQAIRTANEMGDIDVLIVGRGGGSIEELWAFNEEVVARAIFTSEIPIISAVGHETDFTIADFVADLRAPTPTAAAELAVPNTIELQEKVLQRTLRLQRAMRERVHKKEEKLQVLQKSYAFRYPRQVYEQKEEQLDRALEQLVLAKERYIDKKVNQLKQLSFYLEKHHPSQKIIQTKTAIETLQKQLQREMQTLLQTKEFVFVRAAQKLEVLSPLKVMMRGYGLVYDEEKQVLKSVKDVSLGDAVSVQLQDGILDCSVSSIEERELNNGK is encoded by the coding sequence ATGGAGAAACAATATTTAACCGTTACAGCATTAACACGCTATATTAAAACAAAAATAGAGTATGATCCGCATTTACAGTCTGTTTGGTTAAAAGGAGAAATTTCCAACTTTAAATATCATAGTCGTGGTCATATGTATTTTACATTGAAAGATGAAAATGCAAGAATTGCAGCGGTTATGTTTGCGGGTCATAATCGTAACATTAAATTCAGACCGGAAAATGGAATGAAAGTACTTGTAAAAGGAAAGATTTCTGTTTACGAGGCGAGTGGTTCTTATCAAATTTATATTCAAGACATGCAGCCTGATGGAATTGGAAACTTGCATTTAGCTTATGAGCAATTAAAAGTTCGTTTAGAGGAAGAGGGCTTGTTTTCTCAAGTTTATAAAAAAATAATTCCTCCGTATGCTAAAACAATAGGTGTAATCACGTCGCCAACAGGAGCAGCGATTCGCGATATTATAACAACGATTAAACGTCGTTATCCAATTGGAAATGTTATTGTGTTTCCTGTACTTGTACAAGGGGAGTCAGCAGCTCCCTCGATTGTACAAGCAATTCGTACAGCGAATGAAATGGGAGATATTGATGTTTTAATTGTTGGACGTGGTGGAGGCTCTATTGAAGAATTATGGGCCTTTAATGAGGAAGTAGTTGCAAGAGCAATTTTTACAAGTGAGATTCCGATTATTTCGGCTGTAGGCCATGAAACAGATTTTACAATTGCAGATTTTGTCGCAGATTTACGTGCACCAACACCGACTGCAGCAGCTGAGCTGGCGGTACCTAATACTATAGAGTTACAAGAAAAGGTATTACAAAGAACTCTGAGATTGCAAAGAGCAATGAGAGAGAGAGTACATAAAAAAGAAGAAAAACTGCAAGTGTTACAAAAATCTTATGCGTTCCGTTATCCAAGGCAAGTGTACGAGCAAAAAGAAGAGCAGCTAGACAGGGCTCTTGAACAACTTGTTTTAGCGAAAGAGCGTTATATAGATAAAAAAGTAAATCAATTAAAGCAACTTTCATTTTATTTAGAAAAGCACCACCCATCTCAAAAAATTATACAAACGAAAACGGCAATTGAAACGTTGCAAAAGCAGTTGCAACGTGAAATGCAAACATTACTTCAAACGAAAGAGTTCGTATTTGTGAGAGCGGCTCAAAAGCTTGAGGTATTAAGCCCGCTTAAAGTAATGATGAGAGGGTATGGGCTTGTATACGATGAAGAGAAACAAGTATTAAAAAGCGTGAAAGATGTTAGCCTTGGAGATGCTGTTTCGGTTCAATTACAAGATGGAATACTAGATTGTAGTGTATCAAGCATAGAGGAGCGTGAATTGAATAATGGAAAATAA
- the xseB gene encoding exodeoxyribonuclease VII small subunit, translating into MENKLSFEEAISQLEHLVSKLEQGDVPLEEAISYFKEGMELSKLCDEKLKDVQEQMAVILGEDGELKPFTALGDEA; encoded by the coding sequence ATGGAAAATAAGTTAAGCTTTGAAGAAGCAATTTCGCAACTTGAGCATCTCGTTTCTAAGCTTGAACAAGGTGATGTACCTTTAGAGGAAGCGATTTCTTATTTTAAAGAAGGCATGGAATTATCTAAGCTTTGTGATGAGAAATTGAAAGATGTACAAGAACAAATGGCAGTTATCCTTGGGGAAGATGGAGAGCTTAAACCGTTTACTGCTTTAGGAGATGAAGCATAG
- a CDS encoding polyprenyl synthetase family protein → MTHIAFDAFLKESKTFVEEKLVSYANELQCPKVLREAMAYSLEAGGKRLRPLLLFATLQAFGKEKNLGVGAACALEMIHTYSLIHDDLPCMDDDDLRRGKPTNHKVFGEAMAVLAGDGLLTYAFQVIMAYEQKEISAEKKVRLVLELAKAAGPEGMVAGQVADMEAEGKRLTINELEYIHRHKTGKLLEFAVLAGAILSDATEEQEEKLLAFAKYIGLAFQIRDDILDVEGTEEEIGKPIGSDASNEKSTYTTLFAVDRAKSILEETIAKAKDSISSLQLQDEYLLSICDLIAKRNN, encoded by the coding sequence GTGACACATATAGCTTTTGATGCTTTTTTGAAAGAGAGTAAAACTTTCGTAGAAGAAAAGCTTGTAAGCTATGCAAATGAATTACAATGTCCAAAGGTGCTTCGTGAAGCGATGGCATATTCTTTGGAAGCGGGTGGGAAACGTCTCCGCCCGTTACTTTTATTTGCAACGTTACAAGCGTTTGGGAAAGAAAAAAATCTTGGAGTGGGTGCAGCTTGTGCCCTTGAAATGATTCATACATATTCGTTAATTCATGATGATTTACCTTGTATGGATGATGATGATCTAAGACGAGGAAAGCCTACAAATCATAAAGTATTTGGTGAAGCAATGGCAGTTCTAGCAGGAGATGGTTTGTTGACATATGCTTTTCAAGTTATTATGGCATATGAGCAAAAAGAAATCTCTGCTGAAAAAAAAGTAAGACTTGTACTTGAGCTTGCGAAAGCAGCAGGACCTGAAGGGATGGTTGCTGGACAAGTGGCAGATATGGAAGCTGAAGGAAAACGACTTACAATTAATGAATTAGAGTACATTCATAGGCATAAGACAGGTAAACTGCTTGAGTTTGCTGTACTTGCAGGGGCGATACTTTCTGATGCTACAGAAGAGCAAGAAGAGAAGTTACTTGCATTTGCGAAATATATCGGTCTAGCTTTCCAAATTAGAGATGATATTTTGGATGTAGAAGGAACAGAAGAAGAGATTGGAAAACCGATTGGTAGTGATGCTTCCAACGAAAAGAGCACATATACGACGTTATTTGCTGTAGATAGAGCAAAATCTATTTTAGAGGAGACAATTGCAAAAGCAAAAGATTCTATTAGCTCCTTGCAATTACAAGATGAATATTTACTATCTATTTGTGATTTAATCGCAAAACGTAATAACTAA